In Aeromicrobium marinum DSM 15272, one genomic interval encodes:
- a CDS encoding IS3 family transposase codes for ESFFGSMQIELLDRRNWSTRAELANGIFEWIEAFYNPTRRHSSLDYLSPIEYETLHTATDQAA; via the coding sequence GGAGTCGTTCTTCGGCTCGATGCAGATCGAACTGCTCGACCGCCGGAACTGGTCAACCCGCGCCGAGCTGGCCAACGGGATCTTCGAGTGGATCGAAGCGTTCTACAACCCGACCCGCCGCCACTCGAGCCTGGACTACCTCAGCCCAATCGAGTACGAAACCCTTCACACCGCCACCGACCAAGCGGCATGA
- a CDS encoding DUF6855 family protein — translation MTDDHWSGSGTAEDPWLLRTAPLSAQYSLYRDDENDPALLVCQVGSTRLTYLARAVEDLHAELVRRGDWVLLGAADEKKEPADDTVEAWGRSPGNPVGGWYGQRKGYRGRFGMYLPPLLEALGLAELEHQPRNNRVRAVTPS, via the coding sequence ATGACGGATGACCACTGGTCGGGATCCGGGACGGCCGAGGATCCCTGGCTCCTGAGGACGGCGCCCCTCTCGGCGCAGTACTCCCTGTACCGCGACGACGAGAACGATCCTGCCCTGCTGGTCTGCCAGGTCGGCTCGACCCGGCTCACCTACCTCGCCCGAGCCGTCGAGGACCTGCATGCCGAGCTCGTGCGGCGTGGCGACTGGGTGCTGCTCGGCGCCGCGGACGAGAAGAAGGAGCCTGCTGACGACACCGTGGAGGCGTGGGGTCGGTCGCCGGGCAACCCGGTCGGCGGGTGGTACGGGCAGCGCAAGGGGTACCGGGGCCGGTTCGGGATGTACCTCCCGCCGCTGCTGGAGGCGTTGGGGCTCGCCGAGCTCGAACACCAGCCGCGCAACAACCGCGTGCGGGCCGTGACACCCTCATGA
- a CDS encoding SDR family oxidoreductase, giving the protein MRTVLVTGAGRGIGRTTSLRLAASGWHVYAGVRKVEDGERLVAESSGRIEPVQVDVTDPDQVAAAGERITSLDALVNNAGIVVGGPVEGVPLADLRRQLEVNVVGQVAVTQALLPRLRESRGRVVFVSSVSGRVATPMTGAYNASKFALEGLADALRMEVHPWRIGVSLVEPAQTDTDMWQDAEAELDATVASLSPEHRELYDAHIAGFRRMIPLSQRMASPAEKVASTIERALTSRRPRARYVVGAGPKLQAVAAGATPTPALDALLRRVSGVPRSR; this is encoded by the coding sequence ATGCGAACCGTCCTCGTCACCGGCGCCGGTCGTGGCATCGGCCGCACCACGTCGCTCCGACTCGCCGCGTCCGGTTGGCACGTGTACGCCGGCGTCCGCAAGGTCGAGGACGGTGAGCGTCTGGTGGCCGAGTCGTCCGGCAGGATCGAGCCGGTCCAGGTCGACGTCACCGACCCGGACCAGGTCGCTGCCGCGGGGGAGCGGATCACCAGCCTGGACGCGTTGGTCAACAACGCGGGCATCGTGGTCGGCGGACCGGTGGAGGGCGTGCCGCTGGCGGACCTGCGTCGCCAGCTGGAGGTCAACGTCGTCGGCCAGGTCGCGGTGACCCAGGCCCTGCTGCCGAGACTGCGTGAGTCCCGCGGGCGGGTGGTCTTCGTGTCGTCGGTCAGCGGGCGGGTGGCGACCCCCATGACCGGGGCGTACAACGCGTCGAAGTTCGCGCTCGAAGGGCTCGCCGACGCGCTGCGGATGGAGGTCCATCCGTGGCGCATCGGCGTCTCGTTGGTGGAGCCCGCGCAGACCGACACCGACATGTGGCAGGACGCGGAGGCCGAGCTGGACGCCACCGTCGCGAGCCTGAGCCCGGAGCACCGCGAGCTGTACGACGCCCACATCGCCGGCTTCCGCCGGATGATCCCCTTGTCGCAGCGGATGGCGAGCCCGGCCGAGAAGGTGGCCTCGACCATCGAGCGTGCCCTCACCTCCCGTCGACCCCGGGCGCGGTACGTCGTCGGGGCGGGTCCGAAGCTGCAGGCCGTCGCGGCCGGAGCCACGCCGACTCCTGCTCTGGATGCGCTGCTGCGTCGGGTGTCCGGGGTGCCGAGGTCCCGGTAG
- the cofD gene encoding 2-phospho-L-lactate transferase yields MKIVVVSGGVGGARFLQGLVAAVAPADEVTVVVNTADDLWLFGLRVCPDLDTVMYTLGDGIDTGRGWGRTDETWNAKHELAAYGLDETWFGLGDRDLATHLLRSMRLREGRTLSEATDELVGRWSPGTDLGRVRVLPMSDDEVETHIATTVDGTDTVIHFQEFWIRHGARVPVRAVEYRGIESARPAPGVLDAIAAADVVVLPPSNPIVSVGPVVAVPGVAAALRSASAPVVGVSPIISGAAVRGMADQLLTGLGVEVSAGAVARHHGARSADGILDGWLVDTADADQVAGVESAGISCRAVPLWMRDPATTRQLATDVLGLAGDLRDGGR; encoded by the coding sequence GTGAAGATCGTCGTGGTGTCCGGTGGTGTCGGCGGAGCGCGGTTCCTCCAGGGTCTGGTGGCCGCGGTCGCTCCGGCCGACGAGGTCACGGTGGTGGTGAACACCGCTGACGACCTGTGGCTCTTCGGCCTGCGGGTCTGTCCCGACCTCGACACCGTGATGTACACCCTGGGCGACGGGATCGACACCGGTCGCGGATGGGGTCGTACCGACGAGACCTGGAACGCCAAGCACGAGCTCGCCGCCTACGGGCTGGACGAGACGTGGTTCGGCCTGGGTGACCGCGACCTGGCCACCCACCTGCTGCGCTCGATGCGCCTGCGCGAGGGCCGCACCCTGAGCGAGGCGACCGACGAGCTCGTCGGCCGCTGGAGTCCGGGCACCGACCTGGGTCGGGTGCGGGTGCTGCCGATGAGCGACGACGAGGTCGAGACGCACATCGCCACCACGGTCGACGGCACCGACACGGTGATCCACTTCCAGGAGTTCTGGATCCGGCACGGCGCGAGGGTGCCGGTGCGGGCGGTCGAGTACCGCGGCATCGAGTCGGCCCGGCCGGCTCCCGGGGTGCTCGACGCGATCGCCGCGGCCGACGTCGTGGTGCTGCCGCCGTCCAACCCGATCGTCTCGGTGGGTCCCGTCGTCGCGGTGCCCGGCGTCGCCGCGGCGTTGCGGTCGGCGTCGGCGCCGGTCGTGGGGGTGAGTCCGATCATCAGCGGCGCTGCGGTGCGCGGCATGGCCGACCAGCTGCTGACCGGGCTGGGGGTGGAGGTCTCGGCCGGCGCGGTCGCGCGCCACCACGGGGCCAGGAGTGCGGACGGGATCCTGGACGGCTGGCTGGTCGACACGGCCGACGCCGACCAGGTGGCCGGGGTCGAGTCGGCGGGCATCAGCTGCCGGGCGGTCCCGCTGTGGATGCGGGACCCCGCCACCACCCGGCAGCTGGCGACGGACGTCCTGGGGCTCGCCGGTGACCTGCGCGACGGCGGCCGATGA
- the cofE gene encoding coenzyme F420-0:L-glutamate ligase codes for MSLTFTAVEGIGEIVPGDDLGRIIASAAPDLADGDVVVVTSKVVAKAAGLATSGSREDLLAEQTDRAVATRGDTRIVRTHHGLTLAAAGIDASNTSAGTLLPLPVDPDGDARAIRARLAELTGRRVAVVVSDTAGRAWRHGQTDIAIGCAGLEPLESFAGRTDPHGNRLVVTAPAVADEIAGAAELASGKLGGRPVVVVRGVPAHLLTAGDGPGATALVRAEDDDLFGLGARDAVVAAVAADGASVRGFTPTTITPAALVELAGVPVGIGVDVDGDLVRVAAPTDHLVAAGAVQQRLLTLATAHRVVVRVEVEHLT; via the coding sequence ATGAGCCTGACGTTCACCGCCGTCGAGGGCATCGGCGAGATCGTCCCCGGCGACGACCTCGGCCGGATCATCGCGTCCGCGGCGCCGGACCTGGCGGACGGGGACGTGGTGGTGGTGACCTCGAAGGTCGTCGCCAAGGCCGCCGGCCTCGCCACGAGCGGGAGCCGGGAGGACCTGCTCGCCGAGCAGACCGACCGGGCCGTCGCCACCCGGGGTGACACGCGCATCGTGCGGACCCATCACGGCCTGACGCTCGCCGCGGCAGGCATCGATGCCTCCAACACCTCCGCCGGCACCCTGCTGCCGCTGCCGGTGGACCCCGACGGCGATGCCCGGGCGATCCGTGCGCGGCTGGCCGAGCTGACCGGACGCCGTGTCGCCGTGGTGGTCAGTGACACCGCCGGCCGCGCCTGGCGTCACGGCCAGACCGACATCGCCATCGGGTGTGCCGGGCTGGAGCCCCTGGAGTCGTTCGCCGGACGCACCGACCCCCACGGCAACCGCCTGGTCGTGACCGCCCCCGCCGTCGCCGACGAGATCGCCGGAGCCGCCGAGCTCGCCTCGGGCAAGCTCGGCGGCCGGCCTGTGGTGGTCGTCCGCGGAGTCCCGGCCCACCTGCTCACCGCCGGCGACGGTCCGGGGGCCACGGCGCTGGTGCGGGCGGAGGACGACGACCTGTTCGGACTCGGGGCCCGCGATGCCGTGGTCGCCGCCGTGGCTGCGGACGGCGCCTCGGTCCGCGGGTTCACCCCGACGACGATCACCCCGGCCGCCCTCGTCGAGCTGGCCGGCGTCCCGGTGGGGATCGGTGTCGACGTCGACGGCGACCTGGTCCGCGTCGCGGCCCCCACCGACCACCTCGTGGCGGCAGGAGCGGTGCAGCAACGGCTCCTCACCCTGGCCACCGCCCACCGCGTCGTCGTGCGGGTCGAGGTCGAGCACCTCACCTGA